The Ovis aries strain OAR_USU_Benz2616 breed Rambouillet chromosome 6, ARS-UI_Ramb_v3.0, whole genome shotgun sequence genome includes a window with the following:
- the TLR1 gene encoding toll-like receptor 1 (The RefSeq protein has 2 substitutions compared to this genomic sequence): protein MPDILSLSKLKILIISHNRIRYLDLSVFKFNQELEYLDLSHNNLEKISCHPTLNLKHLDLSFNAFDALPICQEFGNMSQLEFLGLSATQLQKSSVQSITRLHISKVLLVLGDTYGEREDAESLQDLKTQSLHIVFPTGKKFHFNLDVSVSTTVSLELSNIKCVLDDNGCSYFENVLSKLQKNSRLSNLTLNNIEITWNSFITILQLVWRTNIEYFSISNMKLQGYLDSRDFDYSDTSLKTLSIHKVVHDVFSLPQGYVYKILSNMNIQHLTVSAAHMVHMVCPSQISPFLYLNFSSNLLTDTVFKNCTNLANLKTLILQKNQLKELINIVHMTQEMKSLQQLDVSQNSLVYDESEGNCPWARNLLSLNMSSNILTDSVFRCLPPRIKVLDLHNNRIRSIPKDVTGLETLQELNLASNSLAHLPGCGILSSLSILIIDYNSISNPSADFFQSCQKIRSLKAGNNPFQCSCELREFIQSVGQVSSDVVEGWPESYKCDYPESYKGTPLKDFHVSELSCNTALLIVTIVVPGLVLAVAVTVLCIYLDLPWYLRMVCQWTQTRRRARNVPLEERQRTLQFHAFISYSGHDSAWVKNELIPNLEKEDIRICLHERNFVAGKSIVENIINCIEKSYKSIFVLSPNFVQSEWCHYELYFAHHNLFHEGSDNLILILLEPIPQYSIPSSYHKLRALMAQRTYLEWPKEKSKHGLFWANLRASINIKLMGKAAEVLYTEI from the coding sequence ATGCCTGACATCCTCTCACTATCAAAGCTGAAGATTTTGATAATTTCTCATAATAGAATCCGGTATCTTGACTTGAGTGTTTTTAAATTCAACCGGGAACTGGAATACTTGGATTTGTCCCACAACAATTTGGAGAAGATTTCTTGCCACCCTACTCTGAACCTCAAGCACTTAGACCTCTCATTTAATGCATTTGATGCCCTGCCCATATGCCAAGAGTTTGGCAACATGTCTCAACTAGAATTTCTGGGGTTGAGTGCCACACAGTTACAAAACTCCAGTGTGCAGTCAATCACTCGTTTGCACATCAGCAAGGTTTTATTGGTCTTAGGAGATACTTATGGGGAAAGAGAAGATGCTGAGAGCCTTCAAGACCTTAAGACACAGAGCCTGCACATTGTTTTCCCCACAGGAAagaaattccattttaatttggACGTGTCAGTCAGCACCACAGTGAGTCTGGAACTGTCTAATATCAAATGTGTGCTTGATGATAATGGGTGTTCTTATTTCGAAAATGTTCTGTCAAAACTTCAAAAGAACTCAAGGTTATCAAATCTTACTTTAAACAACATTGAAATAACTTGGAATTCCTTCATTACGATCCTCCAGTTGGTTTGGCGTACAAACATTGagtatttttccatttcaaacaTGAAACTACAAGGTTACCTTGACTCTAGAGATTTTGATTATTCTGACACTTCACTGAAGACCTTGTCTATACACAAAGTTGTCCATGATGTGTTCAGTCTTCCACAAGGTTACGTCTATAAAATATTGTCAAATATGAACATCCAACATCTCACAGTGTCTGCTGCGCACATGGTCCACATGGTCTGCCCATCCCAAATTAGCCCATTTCTGTATTTGAATTTTTCCAGTAATCTCCTAACAGACACGGTTTTCAAAAACTGTACAAATTTGGCTAATTTGAAGACACTTATCTTACAAAAGAATCAATTAAAAGAACTTATAAACATAGTTCATATGACCCAGGAAATGAAGTCTCTACAACAACTGGATGTTAGCCAGAATTCCCTGGTgtatgatgaaagtgaaggaaattGCCCTTGGGCCAGAAATTTATTAAGTTTAAATATGTCTTCAAATATACTTACTGACTCTGTTTTCAGATGTTTACCTCCTCGGATCAAGGTTCTTGATCTTCACAATAACAGAATAAGGAGCATCCCTAAAGATGTCACTGGTTTAGAAACCTTGCAAGAACTCAACCTTGCTTCCAATTCTTTAGCCCACCTTCCTGGATGTGGTATCCTTAGCAGCCTTTCCATACTGATCATTGACTATAATTCAATTTCCAATCCATCAGCTGATTTCTTCCAGAGCTGCCAGAAGATTAGGTCCCTCAAAGCAGGGAACAATCCATTCCAATGTTCCTGTGAGCTAAGAGAGTTTATCCAAAGTGTAGGCCAAGTATCAAGTGACGTGGTAGAGGGCTGGCCTGAGTCTTATAAGTGTGACTATCCAGAAAGCTACAAGGGAACCCCTCTGAAGGACTTCCACGTATCTGAGCTATCCTGCAACACAGCTCTGCTGATTGTCACCATTGTGGTCCCTGGGCTGGTGCTGGCTGTTGCTGTGACTGTCCTCTGTATCTACCTGGATCTGCCCTGGTACCTCAGGATGGTGTGTCAGTGGACGCAGACCCGGCGCAGGGCCAGGAATGTACCCTTGGAAGAACGCCAAAGAACTCTCCAGTTccatgcttttatttcatatagtGGGCACGATTCTGCCTGGGTGAAGAATGAATTAATACCAAAcctagaaaaagaagatataaggATTTGTCTCCATGAGAGAAACTTTGTTGCTGGCAAGAGCATCGTGGAAAATATCATCAACTGCATTGAGAAAAGTTACAAGTCCATCTTCGTTTTGTCTCCCAACTTTGTCCAGAGCGAGTGGTGCCATTATGAACTCTACTTTGCCCACCACAATCTCTTCCATGAAGGATCTGATAACTTAATCCTGATCTTGCTGGAACCCATTCCACAGTATTCCATTCCTAGCAGCTACCACAAGCTAAGAGCTCTCATGGCACAGAGAACTTATTTGGAATGGCCCAAGGAGAAGAGTAAACACGGACTTTTCTGGGCTAACCTAAGAGCATCCATTAATATTAAACTGATGGGAAAAGCAGCAGAAGTACTTTACACAGAGATTTAA
- the TLR1 gene encoding toll-like receptor 1 isoform X3, with translation MPDILSLSKLKILIISHNRIRYLDLSVFKFNRELEYLDLSHNNLEKISCHPTLNLKHLDLSFNAFDALPICQEFGNMSQLEFLGLSATQLQNSSVQSITRLHISKVLLVLGDTYGEREDAESLQDLKTQSLHIVFPTGKKFHFNLDVSVSTTVSLELSNIKCVLDDNGCSYFENVLSKLQKNSRLSNLTLNNIEITWNSFITILQLVWRTNIEYFSISNMKLQGYLDSRDFDYSDTSLKTLSIHKVVHDVFSLPQGYVYKILSNMNIQHLTVSAAHMVHMVCPSQISPFLYLNFSSNLLTDTVFKNCTNLANLKTLILQKNQLKELINIVHMTQEMKSLQQLDVSQNSLVYDESEGNCPWARNLLSLNMSSNILTDSVFRCLPPRIKVLDLHNNRIRSIPKDVTGLETLQELNLASNSLAHLPGCGILSSLSILIIDYNSISNPSADFFQSCQKIRSLKAGNNPFQCSCELREFIQSVGQVSSDVVEGWPESYKCDYPESYKGTPLKDFHVSELSCNTALLIVTIVVPGLVLAVAVTVLCIYLDLPWYLRMVCQWTQTRRRARNVPLEERQRTLQFHAFISYSGHDSAWVKNELIPNLEKEDIRICLHERNFVAGKSIVENIINCIEKSYKSIFVLSPNFVQSEWCHYELYFAHHNLFHEGSDNLILILLEPIPQYSIPSSYHKLRALMAQRTYLEWPKEKSKHGLFWANLRASINIKLMGKAAEVLYTEI, from the coding sequence ATGCCTGACATCCTCTCACTATCAAAGCTGAAGATTTTGATAATTTCTCATAATAGAATCCGGTATCTTGACTTGAGTGTTTTTAAATTCAACCGGGAACTGGAATACTTGGATTTGTCCCACAACAATTTGGAGAAGATTTCTTGCCACCCTACTCTGAACCTCAAGCACTTAGACCTCTCATTTAATGCATTTGATGCCCTGCCCATATGCCAAGAGTTTGGCAACATGTCTCAACTAGAATTTCTGGGGTTGAGTGCCACACAGTTACAAAACTCCAGTGTGCAGTCAATCACTCGTTTGCACATCAGCAAGGTTTTATTGGTCTTAGGAGATACTTATGGGGAAAGAGAAGATGCTGAGAGCCTTCAAGACCTTAAGACACAGAGCCTGCACATTGTTTTCCCCACAGGAAagaaattccattttaatttggACGTGTCAGTCAGCACCACAGTGAGTCTGGAACTGTCTAATATCAAATGTGTGCTTGATGATAATGGGTGTTCTTATTTCGAAAATGTTCTGTCAAAACTTCAAAAGAACTCAAGGTTATCAAATCTTACTTTAAACAACATTGAAATAACTTGGAATTCCTTCATTACGATCCTCCAGTTGGTTTGGCGTACAAACATTGagtatttttccatttcaaacaTGAAACTACAAGGTTACCTTGACTCTAGAGATTTTGATTATTCTGACACTTCACTGAAGACCTTGTCTATACACAAAGTTGTCCATGATGTGTTCAGTCTTCCACAAGGTTACGTCTATAAAATATTGTCAAATATGAACATCCAACATCTCACAGTGTCTGCTGCGCACATGGTCCACATGGTCTGCCCATCCCAAATTAGCCCATTTCTGTATTTGAATTTTTCCAGTAATCTCCTAACAGACACGGTTTTCAAAAACTGTACAAATTTGGCTAATTTGAAGACACTTATCTTACAAAAGAATCAATTAAAAGAACTTATAAACATAGTTCATATGACCCAGGAAATGAAGTCTCTACAACAACTGGATGTTAGCCAGAATTCCCTGGTgtatgatgaaagtgaaggaaattGCCCTTGGGCCAGAAATTTATTAAGTTTAAATATGTCTTCAAATATACTTACTGACTCTGTTTTCAGATGTTTACCTCCTCGGATCAAGGTTCTTGATCTTCACAATAACAGAATAAGGAGCATCCCTAAAGATGTCACTGGTTTAGAAACCTTGCAAGAACTCAACCTTGCTTCCAATTCTTTAGCCCACCTTCCTGGATGTGGTATCCTTAGCAGCCTTTCCATACTGATCATTGACTATAATTCAATTTCCAATCCATCAGCTGATTTCTTCCAGAGCTGCCAGAAGATTAGGTCCCTCAAAGCAGGGAACAATCCATTCCAATGTTCCTGTGAGCTAAGAGAGTTTATCCAAAGTGTAGGCCAAGTATCAAGTGACGTGGTAGAGGGCTGGCCTGAGTCTTATAAGTGTGACTATCCAGAAAGCTACAAGGGAACCCCTCTGAAGGACTTCCACGTATCTGAGCTATCCTGCAACACAGCTCTGCTGATTGTCACCATTGTGGTCCCTGGGCTGGTGCTGGCTGTTGCTGTGACTGTCCTCTGTATCTACCTGGATCTGCCCTGGTACCTCAGGATGGTGTGTCAGTGGACGCAGACCCGGCGCAGGGCCAGGAATGTACCCTTGGAAGAACGCCAAAGAACTCTCCAGTTccatgcttttatttcatatagtGGGCACGATTCTGCCTGGGTGAAGAATGAATTAATACCAAAcctagaaaaagaagatataaggATTTGTCTCCATGAGAGAAACTTTGTTGCTGGCAAGAGCATCGTGGAAAATATCATCAACTGCATTGAGAAAAGTTACAAGTCCATCTTCGTTTTGTCTCCCAACTTTGTCCAGAGCGAGTGGTGCCATTATGAACTCTACTTTGCCCACCACAATCTCTTCCATGAAGGATCTGATAACTTAATCCTGATCTTGCTGGAACCCATTCCACAGTATTCCATTCCTAGCAGCTACCACAAGCTAAGAGCTCTCATGGCACAGAGAACTTATTTGGAATGGCCCAAGGAGAAGAGTAAACACGGACTTTTCTGGGCTAACCTAAGAGCATCCATTAATATTAAACTGATGGGAAAAGCAGCAGAAGTACTTTACACAGAGATTTAA
- the TLR1 gene encoding toll-like receptor 1 isoform X2, translating into MFEEVRITKESLGISVKGSKRGLTYVPRDLSLETTILNISYNYISELQMPDILSLSKLKILIISHNRIRYLDLSVFKFNRELEYLDLSHNNLEKISCHPTLNLKHLDLSFNAFDALPICQEFGNMSQLEFLGLSATQLQNSSVQSITRLHISKVLLVLGDTYGEREDAESLQDLKTQSLHIVFPTGKKFHFNLDVSVSTTVSLELSNIKCVLDDNGCSYFENVLSKLQKNSRLSNLTLNNIEITWNSFITILQLVWRTNIEYFSISNMKLQGYLDSRDFDYSDTSLKTLSIHKVVHDVFSLPQGYVYKILSNMNIQHLTVSAAHMVHMVCPSQISPFLYLNFSSNLLTDTVFKNCTNLANLKTLILQKNQLKELINIVHMTQEMKSLQQLDVSQNSLVYDESEGNCPWARNLLSLNMSSNILTDSVFRCLPPRIKVLDLHNNRIRSIPKDVTGLETLQELNLASNSLAHLPGCGILSSLSILIIDYNSISNPSADFFQSCQKIRSLKAGNNPFQCSCELREFIQSVGQVSSDVVEGWPESYKCDYPESYKGTPLKDFHVSELSCNTALLIVTIVVPGLVLAVAVTVLCIYLDLPWYLRMVCQWTQTRRRARNVPLEERQRTLQFHAFISYSGHDSAWVKNELIPNLEKEDIRICLHERNFVAGKSIVENIINCIEKSYKSIFVLSPNFVQSEWCHYELYFAHHNLFHEGSDNLILILLEPIPQYSIPSSYHKLRALMAQRTYLEWPKEKSKHGLFWANLRASINIKLMGKAAEVLYTEI; encoded by the exons ATGTTTGAAGAGGTCAGGATCACCAAGGAATCATTGGGCATCTCTGTGAAAGG GTCAAAAAGAGGTCTCACCTATGTTCCCAGAGACTTATCCCTGGAAACAACCATCTTAAATATATCATACAACTATATTTCTGAGCTTCAGATGCCTGACATCCTCTCACTATCAAAGCTGAAGATTTTGATAATTTCTCATAATAGAATCCGGTATCTTGACTTGAGTGTTTTTAAATTCAACCGGGAACTGGAATACTTGGATTTGTCCCACAACAATTTGGAGAAGATTTCTTGCCACCCTACTCTGAACCTCAAGCACTTAGACCTCTCATTTAATGCATTTGATGCCCTGCCCATATGCCAAGAGTTTGGCAACATGTCTCAACTAGAATTTCTGGGGTTGAGTGCCACACAGTTACAAAACTCCAGTGTGCAGTCAATCACTCGTTTGCACATCAGCAAGGTTTTATTGGTCTTAGGAGATACTTATGGGGAAAGAGAAGATGCTGAGAGCCTTCAAGACCTTAAGACACAGAGCCTGCACATTGTTTTCCCCACAGGAAagaaattccattttaatttggACGTGTCAGTCAGCACCACAGTGAGTCTGGAACTGTCTAATATCAAATGTGTGCTTGATGATAATGGGTGTTCTTATTTCGAAAATGTTCTGTCAAAACTTCAAAAGAACTCAAGGTTATCAAATCTTACTTTAAACAACATTGAAATAACTTGGAATTCCTTCATTACGATCCTCCAGTTGGTTTGGCGTACAAACATTGagtatttttccatttcaaacaTGAAACTACAAGGTTACCTTGACTCTAGAGATTTTGATTATTCTGACACTTCACTGAAGACCTTGTCTATACACAAAGTTGTCCATGATGTGTTCAGTCTTCCACAAGGTTACGTCTATAAAATATTGTCAAATATGAACATCCAACATCTCACAGTGTCTGCTGCGCACATGGTCCACATGGTCTGCCCATCCCAAATTAGCCCATTTCTGTATTTGAATTTTTCCAGTAATCTCCTAACAGACACGGTTTTCAAAAACTGTACAAATTTGGCTAATTTGAAGACACTTATCTTACAAAAGAATCAATTAAAAGAACTTATAAACATAGTTCATATGACCCAGGAAATGAAGTCTCTACAACAACTGGATGTTAGCCAGAATTCCCTGGTgtatgatgaaagtgaaggaaattGCCCTTGGGCCAGAAATTTATTAAGTTTAAATATGTCTTCAAATATACTTACTGACTCTGTTTTCAGATGTTTACCTCCTCGGATCAAGGTTCTTGATCTTCACAATAACAGAATAAGGAGCATCCCTAAAGATGTCACTGGTTTAGAAACCTTGCAAGAACTCAACCTTGCTTCCAATTCTTTAGCCCACCTTCCTGGATGTGGTATCCTTAGCAGCCTTTCCATACTGATCATTGACTATAATTCAATTTCCAATCCATCAGCTGATTTCTTCCAGAGCTGCCAGAAGATTAGGTCCCTCAAAGCAGGGAACAATCCATTCCAATGTTCCTGTGAGCTAAGAGAGTTTATCCAAAGTGTAGGCCAAGTATCAAGTGACGTGGTAGAGGGCTGGCCTGAGTCTTATAAGTGTGACTATCCAGAAAGCTACAAGGGAACCCCTCTGAAGGACTTCCACGTATCTGAGCTATCCTGCAACACAGCTCTGCTGATTGTCACCATTGTGGTCCCTGGGCTGGTGCTGGCTGTTGCTGTGACTGTCCTCTGTATCTACCTGGATCTGCCCTGGTACCTCAGGATGGTGTGTCAGTGGACGCAGACCCGGCGCAGGGCCAGGAATGTACCCTTGGAAGAACGCCAAAGAACTCTCCAGTTccatgcttttatttcatatagtGGGCACGATTCTGCCTGGGTGAAGAATGAATTAATACCAAAcctagaaaaagaagatataaggATTTGTCTCCATGAGAGAAACTTTGTTGCTGGCAAGAGCATCGTGGAAAATATCATCAACTGCATTGAGAAAAGTTACAAGTCCATCTTCGTTTTGTCTCCCAACTTTGTCCAGAGCGAGTGGTGCCATTATGAACTCTACTTTGCCCACCACAATCTCTTCCATGAAGGATCTGATAACTTAATCCTGATCTTGCTGGAACCCATTCCACAGTATTCCATTCCTAGCAGCTACCACAAGCTAAGAGCTCTCATGGCACAGAGAACTTATTTGGAATGGCCCAAGGAGAAGAGTAAACACGGACTTTTCTGGGCTAACCTAAGAGCATCCATTAATATTAAACTGATGGGAAAAGCAGCAGAAGTACTTTACACAGAGATTTAA
- the TLR1 gene encoding toll-like receptor 1 isoform X1: protein MTKKNSSIFHFAIIFILILEIRTQLSDESEFLIDRSKRGLTYVPRDLSLETTILNISYNYISELQMPDILSLSKLKILIISHNRIRYLDLSVFKFNRELEYLDLSHNNLEKISCHPTLNLKHLDLSFNAFDALPICQEFGNMSQLEFLGLSATQLQNSSVQSITRLHISKVLLVLGDTYGEREDAESLQDLKTQSLHIVFPTGKKFHFNLDVSVSTTVSLELSNIKCVLDDNGCSYFENVLSKLQKNSRLSNLTLNNIEITWNSFITILQLVWRTNIEYFSISNMKLQGYLDSRDFDYSDTSLKTLSIHKVVHDVFSLPQGYVYKILSNMNIQHLTVSAAHMVHMVCPSQISPFLYLNFSSNLLTDTVFKNCTNLANLKTLILQKNQLKELINIVHMTQEMKSLQQLDVSQNSLVYDESEGNCPWARNLLSLNMSSNILTDSVFRCLPPRIKVLDLHNNRIRSIPKDVTGLETLQELNLASNSLAHLPGCGILSSLSILIIDYNSISNPSADFFQSCQKIRSLKAGNNPFQCSCELREFIQSVGQVSSDVVEGWPESYKCDYPESYKGTPLKDFHVSELSCNTALLIVTIVVPGLVLAVAVTVLCIYLDLPWYLRMVCQWTQTRRRARNVPLEERQRTLQFHAFISYSGHDSAWVKNELIPNLEKEDIRICLHERNFVAGKSIVENIINCIEKSYKSIFVLSPNFVQSEWCHYELYFAHHNLFHEGSDNLILILLEPIPQYSIPSSYHKLRALMAQRTYLEWPKEKSKHGLFWANLRASINIKLMGKAAEVLYTEI from the coding sequence ATGactaaaaaaaattctagcatCTTCCATTTTGCCATCATCTTTATATTAATACTTGAGATCAGAACTCAGTTATCTGAtgaaagtgaatttttaattgaCAGGTCAAAAAGAGGTCTCACCTATGTTCCCAGAGACTTATCCCTGGAAACAACCATCTTAAATATATCATACAACTATATTTCTGAGCTTCAGATGCCTGACATCCTCTCACTATCAAAGCTGAAGATTTTGATAATTTCTCATAATAGAATCCGGTATCTTGACTTGAGTGTTTTTAAATTCAACCGGGAACTGGAATACTTGGATTTGTCCCACAACAATTTGGAGAAGATTTCTTGCCACCCTACTCTGAACCTCAAGCACTTAGACCTCTCATTTAATGCATTTGATGCCCTGCCCATATGCCAAGAGTTTGGCAACATGTCTCAACTAGAATTTCTGGGGTTGAGTGCCACACAGTTACAAAACTCCAGTGTGCAGTCAATCACTCGTTTGCACATCAGCAAGGTTTTATTGGTCTTAGGAGATACTTATGGGGAAAGAGAAGATGCTGAGAGCCTTCAAGACCTTAAGACACAGAGCCTGCACATTGTTTTCCCCACAGGAAagaaattccattttaatttggACGTGTCAGTCAGCACCACAGTGAGTCTGGAACTGTCTAATATCAAATGTGTGCTTGATGATAATGGGTGTTCTTATTTCGAAAATGTTCTGTCAAAACTTCAAAAGAACTCAAGGTTATCAAATCTTACTTTAAACAACATTGAAATAACTTGGAATTCCTTCATTACGATCCTCCAGTTGGTTTGGCGTACAAACATTGagtatttttccatttcaaacaTGAAACTACAAGGTTACCTTGACTCTAGAGATTTTGATTATTCTGACACTTCACTGAAGACCTTGTCTATACACAAAGTTGTCCATGATGTGTTCAGTCTTCCACAAGGTTACGTCTATAAAATATTGTCAAATATGAACATCCAACATCTCACAGTGTCTGCTGCGCACATGGTCCACATGGTCTGCCCATCCCAAATTAGCCCATTTCTGTATTTGAATTTTTCCAGTAATCTCCTAACAGACACGGTTTTCAAAAACTGTACAAATTTGGCTAATTTGAAGACACTTATCTTACAAAAGAATCAATTAAAAGAACTTATAAACATAGTTCATATGACCCAGGAAATGAAGTCTCTACAACAACTGGATGTTAGCCAGAATTCCCTGGTgtatgatgaaagtgaaggaaattGCCCTTGGGCCAGAAATTTATTAAGTTTAAATATGTCTTCAAATATACTTACTGACTCTGTTTTCAGATGTTTACCTCCTCGGATCAAGGTTCTTGATCTTCACAATAACAGAATAAGGAGCATCCCTAAAGATGTCACTGGTTTAGAAACCTTGCAAGAACTCAACCTTGCTTCCAATTCTTTAGCCCACCTTCCTGGATGTGGTATCCTTAGCAGCCTTTCCATACTGATCATTGACTATAATTCAATTTCCAATCCATCAGCTGATTTCTTCCAGAGCTGCCAGAAGATTAGGTCCCTCAAAGCAGGGAACAATCCATTCCAATGTTCCTGTGAGCTAAGAGAGTTTATCCAAAGTGTAGGCCAAGTATCAAGTGACGTGGTAGAGGGCTGGCCTGAGTCTTATAAGTGTGACTATCCAGAAAGCTACAAGGGAACCCCTCTGAAGGACTTCCACGTATCTGAGCTATCCTGCAACACAGCTCTGCTGATTGTCACCATTGTGGTCCCTGGGCTGGTGCTGGCTGTTGCTGTGACTGTCCTCTGTATCTACCTGGATCTGCCCTGGTACCTCAGGATGGTGTGTCAGTGGACGCAGACCCGGCGCAGGGCCAGGAATGTACCCTTGGAAGAACGCCAAAGAACTCTCCAGTTccatgcttttatttcatatagtGGGCACGATTCTGCCTGGGTGAAGAATGAATTAATACCAAAcctagaaaaagaagatataaggATTTGTCTCCATGAGAGAAACTTTGTTGCTGGCAAGAGCATCGTGGAAAATATCATCAACTGCATTGAGAAAAGTTACAAGTCCATCTTCGTTTTGTCTCCCAACTTTGTCCAGAGCGAGTGGTGCCATTATGAACTCTACTTTGCCCACCACAATCTCTTCCATGAAGGATCTGATAACTTAATCCTGATCTTGCTGGAACCCATTCCACAGTATTCCATTCCTAGCAGCTACCACAAGCTAAGAGCTCTCATGGCACAGAGAACTTATTTGGAATGGCCCAAGGAGAAGAGTAAACACGGACTTTTCTGGGCTAACCTAAGAGCATCCATTAATATTAAACTGATGGGAAAAGCAGCAGAAGTACTTTACACAGAGATTTAA